A single region of the Actinomycetota bacterium genome encodes:
- a CDS encoding MFS transporter, with amino-acid sequence MRNFRLFFVGHLVSSTGTWMQQVGQDWLVLRLTDAPLPLGITIALQFSPMLVLGAWAGLVADRVDKRRLLLAANSAMAALALVLGVLTATGAVRLWMVYALALLLGCVTAFDMPARQAFVSEMVGPDRVANAVGLNSASFNTARVLGPAAAGVLIAVVGIAPAFFINAVSYLAMIGGLLAMDPDRLYRRPGEERGRGQIRAGVRYVWATPVLRSTVLLVAVVGMFGLNYRVALPLLARFAFDGGPGAYGALAAIMAAGSVVGALAVARRGRPSRLLLVGSVAAFGVLSFAAAAAPTILVEAAVLFPIGAASLAFVATANSTVQLASDPEKRGRVMSLFGLVLLGSSLPSGLLSGWLAGQFGPRSILLLSGVSCVLAAAVATFTARRGRVERSPALPGDAERAA; translated from the coding sequence GTGCGCAACTTCCGGTTGTTCTTCGTCGGCCATCTCGTCTCCTCCACCGGCACCTGGATGCAGCAGGTCGGCCAGGACTGGCTGGTCCTGCGGCTGACCGACGCCCCCCTGCCGCTCGGGATCACGATCGCCCTCCAGTTCTCCCCCATGCTCGTGCTCGGGGCCTGGGCGGGACTGGTCGCCGACCGGGTCGACAAGCGCCGCCTGCTGCTGGCGGCCAACTCGGCCATGGCCGCGCTCGCCCTGGTCCTCGGGGTCCTGACCGCCACCGGGGCGGTGCGGCTGTGGATGGTCTACGCCCTTGCCCTGCTGCTGGGCTGCGTCACCGCCTTCGACATGCCGGCCAGGCAGGCGTTCGTCAGCGAGATGGTCGGGCCCGACCGGGTCGCCAACGCCGTCGGGCTCAACAGCGCCAGCTTCAACACGGCCCGCGTGCTCGGCCCGGCCGCGGCCGGCGTGCTGATCGCGGTGGTCGGGATCGCCCCCGCCTTCTTCATCAACGCCGTCTCCTACCTGGCCATGATCGGCGGCCTGCTGGCCATGGACCCCGACCGCCTGTACCGCCGGCCCGGCGAGGAGCGGGGCCGGGGCCAGATCCGGGCCGGCGTGCGCTATGTCTGGGCGACCCCGGTGCTGCGCTCGACCGTCCTGCTGGTGGCCGTCGTCGGCATGTTCGGCCTCAACTACCGGGTGGCCCTGCCGCTGCTGGCCCGGTTCGCCTTCGACGGCGGCCCCGGCGCCTACGGGGCCCTGGCCGCCATCATGGCCGCCGGCTCGGTCGTCGGCGCCCTGGCCGTGGCCCGTCGGGGCCGGCCCTCGCGGCTGCTGCTGGTCGGGTCGGTGGCCGCCTTCGGCGTGCTGTCGTTCGCGGCCGCCGCCGCCCCCACCATCCTGGTCGAGGCGGCGGTCCTGTTCCCCATCGGCGCGGCCAGCCTGGCCTTCGTGGCCACGGCCAACTCGACCGTCCAGCTCGCCTCCGACCCCGAGAAGCGCGGCCGCGTGATGAGCCTGTTCGGCCTCGTCCTGCTCGGCTCCAGCCTCCCCAGCGGCCTCCTCAGCGGCTGGCTGGCCGGCCAGTTCGGTCCCCGCTCGATCCTGCTCCTCTCCGGGGTCTCCTGCGTCCTGGCCGCCGCCGTGGCCACCTTCACCGCCCGGCGGGGTCGGGTCGAGCGCTCCCCGGCCCTCCCCGGCGACGCCGAGCGGGCCGCCTAA
- a CDS encoding TIGR03560 family F420-dependent LLM class oxidoreductase translates to MRVCLMIEGQEDVTWEQWLALAGACEEHGLEGLFRSDHYGPLLGMPDRGSLDAWATLAGLAARTSRIRLGTLVSPATFRPPAVLAKNVVTVDHISGGRVELGLGAGWHEGEHRAHGFEFPATPVRMERLAEQLEIVTRSWSEDSFSFQGRHYQIQDLRLLPKPVQRPRPTLLVGGRAGPKSLALAARFADEYNVTGIPMEELPERRARQLDAWREAGRDPGTARMSLMTTGVVGRDQTEVEQRVGRVLAVTGSGDSVAEVIDAKPNWLLGTVGQVVEQLRGLEAAGISRVMVQHLDHADTEMVAVLGEVAASMDASP, encoded by the coding sequence ATGCGGGTCTGCCTGATGATCGAGGGCCAGGAGGACGTCACCTGGGAGCAGTGGCTCGCCCTGGCCGGGGCGTGCGAGGAGCACGGGCTGGAGGGCCTGTTCCGCTCCGACCACTACGGGCCGCTGTTGGGCATGCCCGACCGGGGCTCGCTCGACGCCTGGGCCACCCTGGCCGGGCTGGCCGCCCGGACCAGTCGCATCCGCCTGGGCACGCTGGTCTCGCCGGCCACCTTCCGGCCCCCGGCCGTGCTGGCCAAGAACGTGGTCACCGTCGACCACATCTCCGGCGGCCGGGTCGAGCTGGGGCTGGGGGCCGGCTGGCACGAGGGCGAGCACCGCGCCCACGGCTTCGAGTTCCCGGCCACCCCTGTCCGCATGGAGCGGCTGGCCGAGCAGCTGGAGATCGTCACCCGCTCCTGGAGCGAGGACAGCTTCTCCTTCCAGGGCCGTCACTACCAGATACAGGACCTGCGCCTCCTGCCCAAGCCGGTGCAGCGCCCGCGCCCGACCCTGCTCGTCGGCGGCCGCGCCGGGCCCAAGAGCCTGGCCCTGGCGGCCCGCTTCGCCGACGAGTACAACGTCACCGGCATCCCCATGGAGGAGCTCCCGGAGCGGCGGGCGCGGCAGCTGGACGCCTGGCGGGAGGCCGGCCGGGACCCGGGCACGGCCCGCATGTCGCTGATGACCACCGGCGTGGTCGGCCGCGACCAGACCGAGGTCGAGCAGCGGGTCGGGCGGGTCCTGGCCGTCACCGGCAGCGGCGACAGCGTCGCCGAGGTGATCGACGCCAAGCCCAACTGGCTGCTCGGCACCGTCGGCCAGGTCGTCGAGCAGCTCCGGGGACTGGAGGCGGCCGGGATCAGCCGGGTCATGGTCCAGCACCTGGACCACGCCGACACCGAGATGGTCGCGGTGCTCGGGGAGGTCGCTGCTAGCATGGACGCCAGCCCCTGA
- a CDS encoding alpha/beta fold hydrolase — MPKAHANGAEIEYEAVGDPAGRPLLLVQGLGAQLISVEDGLCQELASRGFLVLRYDNRDAGLSTWFDDAGPVNLASIWAGDHATLAYTLEDMADDAAAVLDAAGVAAAHIAGISLGGMIAQLLATRHPARVRSLASIMSTTGDRAVGRPSGEAASVLLSAMPAEREAFIEQVVANARAISAGTAFPFDEEAVRRGAARGYDRAYHPKGTGRQFAAILAAGDRTAALGQIRVPTVVVHGDEDQVIGISGGEATAAAIPGARLLVVPGLGHELPPGFWPALADALVENADRADGAAGG; from the coding sequence ATGCCGAAGGCACACGCGAACGGGGCCGAGATCGAGTACGAGGCCGTCGGCGACCCGGCGGGGCGCCCGCTGCTGCTCGTCCAGGGGCTGGGGGCGCAGCTCATCTCCGTGGAGGACGGGCTCTGCCAGGAGCTGGCCTCGCGCGGGTTCCTGGTCCTCCGCTACGACAACCGCGACGCCGGGCTGTCGACCTGGTTCGACGACGCCGGACCGGTCAACCTGGCCTCGATCTGGGCCGGCGACCACGCCACGCTCGCCTACACCCTCGAGGACATGGCCGACGACGCCGCCGCGGTGCTGGACGCGGCCGGGGTCGCGGCCGCCCACATCGCCGGCATCTCGCTCGGGGGCATGATCGCCCAGCTGCTGGCGACCAGGCACCCGGCACGGGTGCGGTCGCTGGCCTCGATCATGTCGACCACCGGGGACCGGGCCGTCGGCCGGCCCAGCGGCGAGGCGGCCAGCGTGCTGCTGTCGGCGATGCCGGCCGAGCGGGAGGCGTTCATCGAGCAGGTGGTGGCCAACGCCCGGGCCATCAGCGCCGGCACGGCCTTCCCGTTCGACGAGGAGGCGGTGCGGCGCGGGGCCGCCCGCGGCTATGACCGCGCCTACCACCCCAAGGGGACCGGGCGGCAGTTCGCGGCCATCCTGGCCGCCGGCGACCGGACCGCGGCCCTCGGCCAGATCCGGGTGCCGACGGTGGTCGTCCACGGCGACGAGGACCAGGTCATCGGCATCAGCGGCGGCGAGGCCACGGCCGCGGCCATCCCCGGGGCCCGCCTCCTGGTCGTCCCCGGTCT